The Lycium barbarum isolate Lr01 chromosome 11, ASM1917538v2, whole genome shotgun sequence genome contains the following window.
TCCATCAATTTGGTGTTTTCCATGTCTGTTGCCTTCAAAACTAGGACTATGCATTTGAGTCCGAGTGCAAGAAACCGGATAAGGACACGCTATTGATGGGGAGGCCATGGATCGCGTTCAGGAGGACAGGGTACGGGAGCAGGGTTGGCGATAAAAGTCGGGACGTCTTCTCCTGGCATCAACACTGAAACTTCTCGGGCCTTCGTTGACACCTGAAGCAATAGCCAATTTTGTAACATGTTATAACAGGTTACATAAAGTACTTTGCACATTGCATAAAGTCAAGTGCAAATGCAAACTGAAACATGCAGTACTTTCACCACTCTGGTACAATGTTATCTAAAGCAAGATTGTATGATGTCAAACTCATGATCAAGCCAACAGACTCAACCATCTCCACAACGGTGACATTCCATGTTCTTAACTCTTAAGGGGGTCCAATTGTTGAATCCCCTTTGCCAAAAAATTATACTGTGCATACAGGTAAGAAATTCTTCTTATGCATATATAAATTAATTGTTGAATCCTCTTGACACAAGAGAAAACTTCTATTGTAGAGGTAAAATGTTCGAGAACAGATTAACCAATGATTAGGATGTATAGATGAAATCCAACGAAGACACTGTCCCTTTTTCGTAAACACGCTTCATCAGCTAATCAACAGTCATAATATTAATAACTCctttcaagaaattaattaccTGGATTAACCAAGCAAGCAACAGACATATCACCTGTAAGCACAAATGAAATATTTATAGGTTGAAGATGCTATCTTCAGTTGATACAAGAACTTCAATAATAACTAGATAACTTAATATGTTACTCCCTCCCACTAGGATCAGGTCATTCTAAAATTTTAAGTCTCAGGAAAAGATAATATACTACCTGATCATGACAGACTACAATAGATTGTTTTCTAAGTGGTGTATGGGTACAATGTAGTTGAACAAAGAAGAGGATTGTGGCAGCAGTTGAGGGATCTGACTCATCAAACTAACAAATGGATACAAGGAAATTGAAGGTGGCACAACTTTTGTCTTACCTGCTAAAGTCATAAAGCTAATGGAAGCTTACTGTAGGAGTTTTATTTGATCAGGTATTAGTATTAATGTACTAACACAAGAGCACTAATGGCCTGGGACAAAATATGCTTATCTATATCAGCAGGAGGTGTAGGCTTGATCAATTTGAAATTATGGAACAAGGCAGCAACTACAAAAAACTGTTGTGACTTGGCAAGTAAAGCTGATAAAATTTGTATCAGGTGAATCCATACACATTATATAAAAGACGAGGGTTGTGGCGGAGCGGTCGTACCCCTTCATCCTTAACCTGAGGTCTAGGTTTGAATCATGGGTATGGAGTCGTCTTTGTTAGGGAGCGCTTTACCTCCCAATGTAGGACTTCCTAGTGCGAGTCCGGATTTAATCGGGCCTTAATACGGATAATGGACATTGGCTGGGAaaccaaaaataatttaaaaaaaaaataggtgacTCACCTAGAGTTCCATGGAAATGTTTGCTGTACCAAAAATCAAGCTAGACCTAAAGATGTTTTCATCTTGTGGTTGCAAATTCAAGGGAGGCTGATCGCTGCAGACAGATTGATTTAATGGGGGCGAGATATTGATGCTATATGTGTGGTGTAAAACAGTAAATGAAACGCGAGATCGTCGATCACATCGGGTGGGGCCATTCACCTAGAGCAGAGCTTAAAGCAAGGGTCAGAACTGTAGGCAGGGGCTCTGTCGATAGAGCTAAAGCAGTCATTCATTAATCCACCCTCGACATACTAAGAAAAGCATTCTCGTATAAAAGAAAGGCTACTGACTTGGCTGATTCAACAAGGGAAAAAGGCGTTCATTCAAACTGCTCCTGTTTCTATGTTGACACCAAGACAAACAAACGCTGGAGCCTTCCTCTCTATCCATTCCTTTTTCAAAATCATAAAGGTTCCTAGATTGTTGTTTTACTATGAAGATATGGAAGAGCTGTTAGTATTGCTCGCTCGATGAAACAGAAAGTTTCAGCATGCTGAAACTTCTTGGGGTTAGTAAATTGCAGTTCTTTGTAATGTAAGAGCGCAAGGAGACATCAAGATACTACGGCAGACTTACTTGTTTTAGTTACTATTTAGCTTCAGTGTCTGTCCTGGTTGTGTTTAGAGTAACTAAGTGTTATAGATACTAGAAAAGCCTCTTGTATCTGTAACTTAGTTTATATCAGAGAGGTTGAGTAGGAGTACTGAGTTAGCTGactcaggggcggagctagcgtTTCACCTAGGGGTCCAACTATGCTTTAAGTAAAGGGAATTTTACACTGTATGCCAATTATGGCAAAATATTTACCCGTTTTAgaccattttttttaattacccGCCATAGCCATTTTTTCCTCTTCAGTTTTTtactagtcttatacattattatacatttTGATTCAAAGTTTGTACATTGTCTACAGTAGATGTATAAAGTTatgtattgttgtataatattgtatactagtcttatacattattatacacttttatacaaggtgtatacattgtctacagtaggggtataaagttgtatattgttgaATAAAGGTGAATATTCAAGTTGGGCCATGAAACGTTGGGCTgtaggtttgtaatttaaaatatgggctatgaatatgtaattttgacCCATGAATTGTTTATAAGTGAAATTTTTCCTTAATTAAATAGCTACATTTTCTAGAATCCAAAACTCATAAACTCAAAATCCTAGCTCCACCTTGAAACTGTTTGTGTTGGTGCAACTATGCCTTGTAGTTATTTACTTTAATAAAAATTTTAgctaccaaaaaagaaaaagaggaaacCAAAAACACACACACTTATGAATTACAAGTACACAGAGACAACATAGGTATATTATTTACTCTCATAAATATCGGTCAGAATAGCAATATCTTTAAGGGATCCTTACACAAATAGTCGGCCAAATTCAGTGCTGTACATTTTTAATTCAGTATACATAGATTATACACATATTGTACACTCCAAGAAGTTTAATTTAAACGGCTGAGTAGACGGCTATTTAGGTTAATTCTTCCATTTTCAATAAAAACTGCAATAAGTTTAATACACAACAATTTTCAGCAGCTACAATACAATTGGAATAAAACAACCAACAATTTACTGAACTAAAATTCCAGCTAAAGACACTTACTTTGGGTGTTGGATAACCAAGTTTTCCATTGAAGTCCATCTGAGACTCAATGTCAGCAAGATTCAGGCCACCGGACCGCGACAAAGCCGGTGAATTCGGTCCGAGAAACCTCTCAAAAATAGCCATGACAAGGAACATAGAGATGAGAATTGCAGTAGCAACAAAACCAAAAGAAACAGCATTAACAGAATTGTCAAAATGAGTCCAATGATCATCTTTTGTTATGTACATTGGTGATCCACTTGGTGATGGTGCCCAACCCCACCCCTCTTCTtcccccatttttttttatttttaccaaaATCAAGAACTAAAAAAGGTCAAAAGCCAACCAAAATCATGTCTTTTTTCACTCTAATTTTCTTTAAGAAACTTTTACAATACTCAAGAAATTGACCAAGAACTAAAAATATCAAAAACCAACTAAGATCATGTCTTTTGTTACTCTTCTTTtttcaagaattcaagaaattGGGAAACCAGTAATGGTATtgtaatgataaaaaaaaaagaacaaaaagggTACCAAAATTATGTCTTTTTctactctttttctttttttcaagaaatcaagAACTTGGGAAGACAGTTATGGTATTATAATTACCAAATCAAGAACTAAAAATGTTACAAACCAACCAAGATCATGTCTTTCTACTCTTCTGTTTTCAAGAAACTTACAAAATTCAAGAACTTGGGATCATAGTATATAATTACCAAATCAAGAACTAAAAATGTCAAAAACCAACCAAGATCATGTCTTTTTTCAGGAAACTTACAAATTCAAGAACTTGGGATTATGGTATTATAATTACCAAATCAGGAACTAAAAATGTCAAAAACCAACCAAGATCATGTCTTTTTTCAAGAAACTTACAAATTCAAGAATGGTAGTTTTATGAGCTTTGCAGATTTTGACACCACTATAATTACCAAATCAAGCACTAAAAGAGTACAAAACCAAAAAGAAACATGTCTTTTTCACTCTTTTATTTCTTCAAGAAACTAACAGATACATGAAACTTG
Protein-coding sequences here:
- the LOC132618865 gene encoding uncharacterized protein LOC132618865, whose protein sequence is MGEEEGWGWAPSPSGSPMYITKDDHWTHFDNSVNAVSFGFVATAILISMFLVMAIFERFLGPNSPALSRSGGLNLADIESQMDFNGKLGYPTPKVSTKAREVSVLMPGEDVPTFIANPAPVPCPPERDPWPPHQ